A section of the Roseomonas marmotae genome encodes:
- a CDS encoding IS5 family transposase has protein sequence MSSRKPYPSDVSDEEWALVAPYLTLLPEQAGQREHPLREVFNGLRYVVKTGAPWRWMPNDLPPWAAVYQQTQRWLTAGCFEALAEDLRTVLRLAAGRKAQPTAAILDSRTLRSTPESGERAGYDGAKRKKGSKLHLAVDTLGHLLALHVTPASADDRAEVGRLAQAVQASTGQSVDLAYVDQGYTGQKAADAAKAHGIELEVIKLPEAKRGFVLLPRRWVVERSFAWATRFRRLVKDYERYASTLADLHLVAFTCIMLKQAAQLAAGP, from the coding sequence ATGAGTTCCCGCAAGCCGTATCCATCCGATGTATCTGATGAAGAATGGGCGCTGGTCGCGCCCTATCTGACGCTCTTGCCGGAGCAGGCTGGGCAGCGGGAGCATCCCCTGCGCGAAGTGTTCAACGGCTTGCGCTACGTGGTGAAGACCGGCGCGCCCTGGCGCTGGATGCCGAATGACCTGCCACCCTGGGCGGCGGTGTACCAGCAGACGCAGCGCTGGCTGACGGCAGGCTGCTTCGAGGCACTGGCCGAGGACCTCCGCACCGTGCTGCGGCTAGCTGCCGGACGGAAGGCGCAGCCCACCGCTGCCATCCTGGACAGCCGGACCTTGCGCTCCACGCCAGAGAGCGGCGAGCGGGCGGGCTACGATGGCGCCAAGCGCAAGAAGGGTTCCAAGCTGCACCTGGCGGTGGACACGCTGGGGCATCTGCTGGCGCTGCACGTTACGCCTGCCAGTGCCGACGACCGCGCTGAGGTTGGGCGGCTTGCCCAAGCCGTGCAGGCCTCGACGGGCCAGAGCGTCGATCTGGCCTATGTCGACCAGGGCTATACCGGCCAGAAGGCGGCCGACGCTGCCAAGGCGCATGGCATCGAGTTGGAGGTGATCAAGCTGCCGGAGGCCAAGCGCGGCTTTGTGCTGCTGCCGCGACGCTGGGTGGTGGAACGCTCCTTTGCTTGGGCTACTCGCTTCCGCCGTTTGGTGAAGGACTATGAGCGCTATGCCAGCACCCTTGCCGACCTGCACCTCGTCGCCTTCACGTGCATCATGCTCAAGCAGGCTGCTCAACTGGCCGCAGGTCCATAA
- a CDS encoding MFS transporter, giving the protein MTKPFPFFSVTIRRLSTKEAVMERAATAETYRGNDRLLFGIILGVLAFWLFAMTTLNIAPTMAADLQVEQTFMNIAVSITALFSGIFIVVIGGLADRVGRVKIMMFGFVFSIVGSLLIGLAPAGGNGGLFLILGRICQGLSAAFIMPSSLALVKAYWEGAGRQRAISLWSMGSWGGSGFAALFGGLMAQNVGWRSIFIIAAVVSFIGMMLVRGTPESKAPPRPGYRFDLAGVLTFMIAMVALQIFATQGSKMGWTSLPSLVLLAVAVVFGFIFYRLESNNPNAFVQFRLFRNLTFTGATISNLLLNGTAGIIMVAMLVLQQGGNMTAQRAGLLTIGYAVTILAFIRVGEKLLQRFGPRKPMIWGCLIVGLSILLLMPTNLLLGTYTVLTVIAFSLFGIGLAFYATPSTDAALSNLPEDQAGAGAGIYKMASSLGGSFGIAISATIYTAIAGTAGGVEWIAGVITFIGNQENLATRQAALVAFMANLVMVAVAILSIVMTVPKGKQTGDR; this is encoded by the coding sequence ATGACGAAACCTTTTCCTTTCTTTAGCGTCACAATCAGGCGGTTGTCAACGAAAGAGGCGGTCATGGAAAGAGCAGCTACAGCCGAAACCTATCGCGGTAATGACCGGCTGTTGTTCGGGATTATTCTGGGGGTCCTGGCGTTCTGGCTATTTGCCATGACGACACTGAACATCGCGCCAACCATGGCCGCCGATCTTCAGGTCGAACAGACCTTCATGAATATCGCCGTGTCAATCACGGCGCTGTTTTCCGGCATCTTCATCGTCGTCATCGGCGGCCTGGCTGATCGGGTCGGGCGGGTGAAGATCATGATGTTCGGCTTCGTGTTCTCCATTGTGGGGTCGCTGCTGATCGGGCTGGCCCCTGCAGGGGGCAATGGCGGCTTGTTCCTGATTCTGGGCCGCATCTGCCAGGGTCTTTCGGCGGCCTTCATCATGCCGTCCTCGCTGGCTCTGGTGAAAGCCTATTGGGAGGGCGCCGGGCGTCAGCGGGCGATCTCGCTGTGGTCCATGGGCTCCTGGGGCGGTTCGGGTTTCGCGGCGTTATTCGGTGGGCTGATGGCCCAGAACGTCGGCTGGCGCTCGATCTTCATTATCGCCGCGGTGGTTTCGTTCATCGGCATGATGCTGGTGCGCGGCACCCCGGAGAGCAAGGCTCCGCCAAGGCCCGGCTACAGGTTCGACCTCGCGGGCGTGCTGACCTTCATGATCGCCATGGTCGCCTTGCAGATCTTCGCGACCCAGGGATCCAAGATGGGCTGGACCAGCCTGCCCTCGCTGGTGCTGCTGGCAGTGGCGGTGGTCTTCGGCTTCATCTTCTATCGGCTGGAAAGCAACAACCCGAACGCCTTCGTTCAGTTCCGGCTGTTCAGGAACCTGACCTTCACCGGAGCAACGATCTCGAACCTGCTGCTGAACGGCACGGCGGGGATCATCATGGTCGCCATGCTGGTGCTGCAGCAGGGCGGCAACATGACGGCGCAGAGAGCCGGCCTTCTGACCATCGGCTATGCCGTTACCATCCTTGCCTTCATCCGGGTGGGCGAGAAGCTGCTGCAACGCTTCGGCCCGCGCAAGCCGATGATCTGGGGCTGCCTTATTGTCGGGCTGTCCATCCTGCTGCTGATGCCCACCAACCTCCTGCTGGGCACCTATACGGTGCTGACCGTGATCGCCTTCTCGCTGTTCGGGATCGGGCTGGCCTTCTATGCCACGCCTTCGACCGATGCGGCGCTGTCGAACCTGCCCGAAGATCAGGCCGGTGCGGGCGCGGGGATTTACAAGATGGCCTCGTCCCTGGGCGGGTCCTTCGGCATCGCGATTTCCGCCACGATCTATACGGCGATCGCGGGTACCGCCGGCGGCGTGGAATGGATCGCGGGCGTGATCACCTTCATCGGCAATCAGGAAAACCTTGCCACACGCCAGGCGGCCCTGGTCGCCTTCATGGCCAATCTGGTGATGGTGGCGGTCGCCATCCTGTCCATCGTCATGACGGTCCCTAAGGGCAAGCAGACCGGCGACCGTTGA
- a CDS encoding amidohydrolase: protein MNAIVKHVDSIAMKGWFEHMHRHPELSMHEERTAQYIAEQLRAIGGFEIATGIGKHGIVATLKVGDGDKVIGLRADFDALPIQEENNLPYKSTVKGVAHLCGHDGHTAMLLGAAKYLAETRNFNGTVRLIFQPAEETMEGGPAMIKDGLFERFPVDAVFGMHNLPGLEKGKFYFHSGEMMSAVDNWEVEIIGKGGHGGIPELTIDPVVAGSSVVMAIQSIISRNVAPAHRAVVTIGAFLSGNAGNVVAEKAILRFSIRSTTPEDREMILGNIRRIVSHQAESFGCTSEIREGIPGAVLVNDAGETDKAAKIAQAAFGEDQVVNPGPSLLASEDFAFMLQKKKGTYCFLGSGPGKMVHHPEYAFDEEILPVGAAYWVALVEGYLR from the coding sequence ATGAACGCCATCGTGAAGCATGTGGATAGCATCGCGATGAAGGGATGGTTCGAGCATATGCATCGCCACCCCGAACTGTCCATGCACGAGGAACGCACCGCCCAGTACATCGCCGAGCAGCTTCGCGCCATCGGCGGCTTTGAGATCGCGACCGGCATCGGCAAGCATGGGATCGTCGCCACGCTCAAGGTGGGTGACGGAGACAAGGTGATCGGCCTGCGCGCCGATTTCGACGCCCTGCCGATCCAGGAAGAAAACAACCTGCCCTATAAATCCACGGTCAAGGGGGTTGCGCATCTGTGCGGGCATGATGGCCATACCGCCATGCTGCTTGGCGCGGCAAAGTATCTGGCGGAAACCCGGAATTTCAATGGCACCGTCCGGCTGATCTTCCAGCCCGCCGAGGAAACCATGGAGGGCGGTCCGGCGATGATCAAGGATGGCCTGTTCGAGCGCTTCCCCGTCGATGCCGTCTTTGGCATGCACAACCTCCCCGGTCTCGAGAAGGGCAAGTTCTATTTCCACTCGGGTGAGATGATGTCGGCCGTCGATAACTGGGAAGTCGAGATCATCGGCAAGGGTGGCCATGGCGGAATCCCCGAACTTACCATTGACCCAGTGGTGGCGGGCTCGTCCGTCGTCATGGCGATTCAGTCGATCATATCGCGCAATGTCGCCCCAGCCCATCGCGCGGTGGTGACCATCGGCGCCTTCCTATCGGGCAACGCAGGCAATGTGGTGGCTGAAAAGGCTATCTTGCGCTTTTCCATTCGCTCGACCACGCCTGAGGACCGCGAGATGATCCTGGGCAACATCCGTCGCATCGTCAGCCACCAGGCAGAGTCCTTCGGCTGCACTTCGGAAATCCGCGAGGGCATTCCCGGCGCGGTGCTGGTAAATGACGCGGGTGAGACCGACAAGGCCGCGAAGATTGCGCAAGCAGCCTTCGGCGAGGATCAGGTTGTCAATCCCGGCCCGTCCCTCCTTGCGTCTGAGGATTTCGCATTCATGCTGCAGAAGAAGAAGGGCACCTATTGCTTCCTTGGTAGCGGTCCCGGCAAGATGGTGCACCATCCCGAATATGCCTTCGACGAGGAAATCTTGCCCGTCGGTGCGGCCTATTGGGTCGCGCTGGTGGAAGGCTATCTGCGCTGA
- a CDS encoding trimeric intracellular cation channel family protein gives MLFVIYLIAITAEAMSGALAAGRRNMDIFGVVVIAFVTALGGGTIRDLTLGRFPIGWTQHPEYVYLVISAGLLTTVIAPFLHNLKRLFLVLDAMGLVAFSLIGCSVALTMDYPTIVVIMSGMITGICGGILRDVLCNQAPVVFRRELYASVSLAVCALFLSLRALGIDADLNTAVSFTAGLMLRLLAIWREWKLPTFSYGQHWE, from the coding sequence CTGCTGTTCGTCATCTATCTGATCGCTATCACCGCCGAGGCGATGTCCGGTGCGCTCGCGGCCGGTCGCCGCAACATGGATATTTTCGGCGTGGTCGTCATTGCCTTCGTCACCGCGCTGGGTGGTGGCACCATCCGGGACCTGACCCTCGGCCGTTTTCCCATCGGCTGGACCCAACACCCGGAATACGTCTACCTCGTGATCTCCGCCGGGCTGCTGACCACGGTGATCGCGCCGTTCCTGCATAATCTGAAGCGGCTTTTCCTCGTGCTCGACGCCATGGGGCTGGTCGCCTTCTCGCTGATCGGCTGCAGCGTCGCATTGACGATGGATTACCCGACCATCGTCGTCATCATGTCCGGCATGATCACGGGAATCTGCGGCGGCATCCTGCGTGATGTGCTCTGCAACCAGGCGCCTGTGGTGTTCCGCCGAGAACTCTATGCGAGCGTCTCATTAGCCGTCTGCGCCCTTTTCCTCAGCCTGCGCGCGCTTGGCATCGATGCCGACCTGAATACCGCGGTCAGTTTCACGGCCGGCCTGATGCTGCGCCTGCTGGCTATCTGGAGAGAATGGAAGCTGCCGACCTTCTCCTACGGGCAGCACTGGGAATAG
- a CDS encoding IS630 family transposase, with amino-acid sequence MGKPAVTIRLSEAERRELESLARAHKTGQAMARRARIVLAAAAGLENKAISAEVGADANTVSKWRRRFAVHRLDGLLDEPRPGTPRTIGDDAIADTIRLTLETTPPGATHWSLRSMARTVGYAPSTIHRIWRAFGLQPHRSETFKLSNDPLFVEKVRDIVGLYLAPPDRALVLCVDEKSQIQALDRTQPLLPMRPGQAERRTHDYTRHGTTSLFAALDIATGTVIGHCYPKHRSTEFRKFLDQVEKAVPQDLDVHLVMDNYATHKTKPIRDWLLKRPRWHVHFTPTGASWINQVERFFALITDKQIRRGIHRSTQALERDIRAFIEAHNVDPRPFRWTKSADDILGAIQRFCQRTQQIGGTTESGH; translated from the coding sequence ATGGGCAAACCGGCGGTGACGATTAGGCTGAGTGAGGCCGAACGTCGGGAACTGGAATCCCTGGCTCGGGCTCACAAGACCGGACAGGCGATGGCGCGCCGGGCCCGCATTGTGTTGGCCGCCGCCGCGGGTCTGGAGAACAAGGCGATCAGCGCTGAGGTCGGCGCGGACGCCAACACGGTTTCAAAGTGGCGTCGGCGCTTCGCCGTGCATCGCCTGGACGGGTTGCTCGATGAGCCCAGACCAGGCACGCCGCGCACGATCGGCGATGACGCGATCGCCGATACCATCCGGCTGACGCTGGAAACAACGCCGCCAGGTGCGACGCATTGGTCGCTGCGCTCCATGGCCCGGACCGTCGGGTATGCGCCATCGACCATCCACCGCATCTGGCGGGCCTTCGGGCTGCAGCCGCACCGGAGCGAGACCTTCAAGCTCTCCAATGACCCGCTCTTTGTCGAGAAGGTGCGCGACATCGTCGGGCTCTACCTGGCACCGCCGGACCGCGCGCTGGTGCTGTGCGTGGATGAGAAGTCCCAGATCCAGGCGCTCGACCGCACCCAGCCCCTGCTGCCGATGCGTCCCGGCCAGGCGGAGCGGCGCACGCACGACTATACCCGCCACGGCACTACCTCGCTGTTCGCAGCGCTCGACATCGCGACCGGGACAGTGATCGGCCACTGCTACCCTAAGCACCGCTCCACCGAGTTCCGGAAGTTCCTGGATCAGGTGGAGAAAGCCGTGCCCCAGGATCTCGACGTCCATCTCGTGATGGACAACTACGCCACCCACAAGACCAAGCCGATCCGCGACTGGCTGCTCAAGCGCCCGCGCTGGCATGTCCATTTCACGCCCACCGGCGCCTCCTGGATCAACCAGGTCGAACGCTTCTTCGCCCTCATCACCGACAAGCAGATCCGGCGCGGCATCCATCGTTCCACCCAGGCGCTCGAGCGCGACATCCGTGCCTTCATCGAAGCCCATAACGTCGATCCCAGACCGTTCCGCTGGACCAAGTCCGCCGACGACATCCTCGGTGCCATACAGCGCTTCTGCCAGCGCACCCAGCAGATCGGAGGAACTACAGAATCAGGACACTAG